One segment of Geomonas ferrireducens DNA contains the following:
- a CDS encoding response regulator, with translation MNKTILLVEDNPDDEALTLRAIRKHMPYGIVVARDGAEALEHLFGGGQGAGRHEVPVPILVLLDLKLPKVNGLEVLRRMREEARTRSIPVIVFTSSTEEQDILDSYRLGANSYIRKPVDYGQFCDNMKQVMNYWLSVNQLPPTRGCATA, from the coding sequence GTGAACAAAACTATCCTGTTGGTCGAGGACAACCCTGACGATGAGGCCCTGACGCTGAGGGCGATCAGAAAGCACATGCCGTACGGCATCGTGGTGGCTCGCGACGGCGCCGAGGCGCTGGAGCACCTGTTCGGCGGGGGGCAAGGTGCGGGCAGGCACGAGGTGCCGGTCCCCATTCTCGTGCTGCTCGACCTGAAGCTCCCCAAGGTGAACGGCCTGGAGGTGCTCCGGCGCATGCGGGAGGAGGCACGCACCCGCTCCATCCCCGTCATCGTGTTCACCTCCTCCACCGAGGAACAGGACATCCTCGACAGCTACCGCCTGGGCGCCAACAGCTACATCAGGAAGCCGGTGGATTACGGCCAGTTCTGCGACAACATGAAGCAGGTGATGAACTACTGGCTCAGCGTGAACCAGCTCCCCCCCACCCGAGGCTGCGCCACGGCCTGA
- a CDS encoding GspE/PulE family protein, which translates to MKKKDSHASQGAGQIVELLVSTGVISHDQLLYAQRVHGKLQSAKTLIDVLQELEFLKREDVARILRENSLSIRIGDLLVELGYLKQSELLTALNLQKQEGARRKMLGDIIIEKGFIEERRLVEVLSFQLGFPVAELEFRKLDRKLFAKAPFEVFRDELFVPYATDDEGAVLVAFANPLETYSRLSAERIFGRTVKPAIATRNAILAAIASAQKSAGSESAAPDESTVVGMINKLFDEAMTLGASDIHIEPLRDRLRIRMRHDGVMMPHLELAPQISSRIKVMSQADIAEKRRHQDGRILYESRQHGFNLDMRVSFYITLFGEKIVLRLLNKKEAILAISDIGMAPRMLKQFVEDALETPSGVMIITGPTGSGKTSTLYGCVSHLNNINTSIITAEDPVEFVIEGVSQCSINQKIGVTFEETLRHMVRQDPDVIVLGEIRDTFSAETAIQAALTGHKVLTTFHTEDSIGGLLRLMNMQIESFLISSTVVCVVAQRLLRLVCNDCAETYVPTPAEYGRMGYSAKDLAGATFRTGRGCPQCRFTGFRGRTAIFELLIMNEPVKEAILQSKSSAEIRRLSIETSGMVTLFEDGLVKAADGKISIQEALRDLPRIGSPRPLRELRRILGS; encoded by the coding sequence ATGAAAAAGAAGGATTCGCACGCGTCCCAGGGCGCCGGCCAGATCGTCGAGCTTCTCGTCAGCACCGGTGTGATCAGCCACGACCAGCTCCTCTACGCCCAGCGCGTGCACGGCAAGTTGCAGTCCGCGAAGACGCTCATCGACGTCCTCCAGGAACTCGAGTTTCTCAAACGCGAGGACGTGGCGCGCATCCTGCGTGAGAACAGCCTCTCGATAAGGATCGGCGACCTCCTCGTGGAACTCGGTTACCTGAAACAGAGCGAGCTCCTCACCGCCTTGAACCTGCAGAAACAGGAAGGGGCACGGCGCAAGATGCTGGGCGACATCATCATCGAGAAGGGGTTCATCGAGGAGCGCAGGCTGGTCGAGGTGCTCTCGTTCCAGCTGGGCTTTCCGGTCGCCGAACTCGAGTTCCGCAAGCTGGACCGCAAGCTCTTCGCCAAGGCACCCTTCGAGGTGTTCCGTGACGAGCTGTTCGTACCGTACGCGACCGACGACGAAGGTGCCGTCCTGGTCGCCTTCGCCAATCCGCTCGAAACCTATTCGCGGCTGAGCGCCGAGCGCATCTTCGGCAGGACCGTGAAACCCGCGATAGCCACACGGAACGCCATACTCGCCGCGATCGCCTCCGCGCAAAAATCGGCGGGGAGCGAAAGCGCCGCCCCCGACGAGAGCACCGTCGTCGGCATGATCAACAAGCTCTTCGACGAAGCCATGACCCTCGGCGCCAGCGACATCCACATAGAGCCGCTCAGGGACCGCCTCCGTATCCGGATGCGCCATGACGGCGTCATGATGCCGCACCTGGAGCTCGCGCCGCAGATCTCCTCCAGAATCAAGGTCATGTCACAGGCGGACATCGCCGAGAAAAGGCGCCACCAGGACGGCCGCATACTCTACGAAAGCAGGCAGCACGGCTTCAACCTCGACATGAGGGTCTCCTTTTACATCACCCTCTTCGGTGAGAAGATCGTCCTGCGCCTGCTCAACAAGAAAGAGGCCATCCTCGCCATCTCCGACATCGGGATGGCGCCGCGCATGCTCAAACAGTTCGTGGAGGACGCCCTGGAGACCCCTTCCGGGGTCATGATCATAACCGGACCCACCGGCAGCGGGAAGACCTCGACCCTCTATGGGTGCGTAAGCCACCTGAACAACATCAACACCAGCATCATCACCGCCGAGGACCCGGTCGAGTTCGTCATCGAGGGTGTGTCGCAGTGCTCGATCAACCAGAAGATCGGCGTCACCTTCGAGGAGACCCTGCGCCACATGGTGCGCCAGGACCCGGACGTCATCGTGCTGGGGGAGATCCGCGACACCTTTTCCGCCGAGACCGCTATCCAGGCGGCGCTCACCGGGCACAAGGTGCTCACCACCTTCCACACCGAGGACAGTATCGGCGGTCTTTTGCGGCTGATGAACATGCAGATCGAGTCCTTTTTGATATCGTCCACCGTGGTCTGCGTCGTGGCCCAGCGGCTGCTGCGCCTGGTCTGCAACGACTGCGCTGAGACCTACGTTCCCACACCGGCCGAGTACGGCAGGATGGGGTACTCCGCGAAGGACCTGGCCGGCGCCACCTTCCGCACCGGGCGCGGCTGCCCCCAGTGCCGCTTTACCGGGTTCCGGGGCAGGACCGCCATCTTCGAGCTTTTGATCATGAACGAGCCGGTGAAGGAGGCCATCCTGCAGAGCAAGTCTTCGGCGGAGATCCGGCGGCTCAGTATCGAGACCTCCGGGATGGTGACCCTTTTCGAGGACGGACTGGTGAAGGCCGCCGACGGGAAGATCTCGATCCAGGAAGCGCTGCGCGACCTGCCGCGCATAGGGAGCCCCCGCCCGCTGCGTGAATTGAGGCGCATCCTGGGAAGCTGA
- a CDS encoding twin-arginine translocase TatA/TatE family subunit, with product MFGFGMPELIIILVIVLVVFGAGRLPEIGGALGKSIRNFKKASSGKDEIEIKATRPDDDKKGS from the coding sequence ATGTTCGGATTCGGAATGCCGGAGCTCATCATAATTCTCGTCATAGTACTCGTGGTGTTCGGCGCAGGCCGGCTTCCCGAGATCGGCGGTGCGCTTGGCAAAAGCATCAGGAACTTCAAGAAGGCCTCCAGCGGCAAGGACGAAATCGAGATTAAAGCAACCCGCCCGGATGACGATAAGAAAGGGAGCTAG